CGCCGCCGCCGAAGCTGACGAGCTTGTTGGTGGAGTCCCGGCCGATCCGGTACTCGTCACCGTCCTCGAACACCGCCTCGTCCCGGTTGGCGGAACCGATCAGCAGCAGCATCTTCTCCCCGGCGGGGACCGTCTGCCCGTAGTACTCGAGGTCGACGGCGGTGGTTCGGGCCACGATCTGGCTGGAGGTGTCGAATCGGAGTGTCTCCTCGACCCAATCCGACACCCGGTCAGGGTCGTTCAGCACCGGAGCCACCTGGTCGGGATTACGTGCGCCCCAGTACGCGGCGTTGCCGAGTAGCTTGGTCGTGGTCTCGTTCCCCGCGACCACCATCAGGAACATGAATCCGAGGACCTCCTGGTCCGACAGCTTGTCACCGTCGATCTCCGCGTCGAGGAGCGCCGACGTGAGATCCTCGGTGCGCGAGCGGCGCCGCCGCGCGATCATGTCCTTGTAGTAGGTCATCAGGCTGATCGACGCCTCCACGGACGCCTGCGGCACGTCGAGGACGCCGTCCTCACGGTGCACCACCAGGTCCGCGAGCCGGCGCAGTTCCGCGCGGTCCGCCTCCGGCACCCCCATGAGTTCCGAGATCACGTCCATCGGCAGCTTGCCGGCCACCTCGGCGACCCAGTCGAACTCGCCGGCCTCCAGCGCCGGCTCCAGGTACTGCCGCGTGAGTTCGAGGATCCGGCCGTCGAGTTCGGCGACGCGCCGGGGGGTGAATCCGCGCGAGACCAGCTGGCGCAACCGCGCGTGCCGGGGGTCGTCCATCGCGAGGAACGACATCACCAGGTGGGCGTGCGGCCCGTACGCCGCCGGATCGAGTGAGACACCGTTGGCACTCGACAGTCGCGTGCTGTCGCGGAACGCGCGGAGGACGTCGGCGTGACGCGACAGTGCCCAGAATCCGATCTCCGAATTGTGGTACAGCGGAGACTCTTTCCGCAGCCGCGCGTACGTGGGGTACGGGTCCTCGTGGAAGTCGTAGTCATACGGATTGAAGACCACGGGGTCGATCAGCGCTTCGGTCATGTTCTCACTCCAGAATCATTGTGGCGGAACGCTCCAGACTTCCGGCGAGGTCCTCGTAGGTGCCGTAGCCGATGCCGGCCCGCAGGAGCGCTCCGGCGTAGAGAATGTCGAGGGTCTCGAGGATCTCGGGATCCCCGGGCTCGCCCAACGCCTCCTCGAGACGGCCACGGATCTCGATACCGATGCGCACGCGCAGGTGCTCGACGTCGGGGTCACCGCCGAGGAGCGCGTTGGTGACCGCGCCCGAGAGGCCGGGCTCGTCGGCGAGCAGCAGCGTGATCCCACGGAGCACCGCGACGACGCGGCCGGTGCGGTCGAGCCCGTCCGACGCGGGCCGCGGCGACCGCGAGAGCCGGCGCCAGAACACCTCGGCAACGAGGTGCTCCTTGGAGGAGAAGTAGGTGTAGGCGGTGGCGGGACCGACCCCGGCACGCGACGCGACCGCCCGAACCGTCAGGCCGGCGAAGTCCTCCTCACGCAGGACCTCCACCGCCGCCTCGCACAGCCTCTCGACGGTGTCCGCCTGCTTCTGCGTCAAGCGCCTGCGCGTCGACTCGAAACTCATACTAGACACGTGTCCGGACATTACTACAGATCCTCGTTCAACGGGACCCGTTCAACGCCTCCCGTCACGCCCGCCGACGGCCACCCGCCCTGCAAGTAGTAGCGAGACTCATTCCCGCAGAACAGCATTGCCATCACCATTCGTTCGTACTATAGTCCAGACACCTGTCCAGATCAGAAAGGGATCTGCGCAATGACGCTTCGACCTACCGACAGCTCCGCGCTCCTGATCGACGGCAAGCTCACCCCCGGCTCGGGCGGGGTGTTCGAGGTGACCGATCCCGCGACCGAGGAGGTCATCGGCTACGCCGCCGAGGGGACCGCCGCCGACATGGACGCGGCGATCGCGGCGGCACGCCGGGCGTTCGACGACACCCCTTGGTCGCGCGATCCCGCCTTCCGCGCCCGTTGCCTGCGACAACTGCGCGACGCCCTCCAGTCGCACATCGACGAACTGCGCGAGATCACGATCGCCGAGGTCGGTGCGCCCGCGATGCTCACCGCCGGCCCCCAGCTCGAAGGGCCGATCGCCGACCTCGGCTACTTCGCCGACCTCGCCGAATCCTATTCGTGGGAAACCGATCTCGGTGTGGCGGCGCCGATGGGGATCAGGACCCGTCGGCGCGTCCTCAAGGAAGCGGTCGGAGTGGTCGGCGCGATCACCCCGTGGAACTTCCCGCACCAGATCAACTTCGCGAAGATCGGCCCGGCGCTGGCCGCGGGCAACACGGTGGTCCTCAAGCCCGCTCCGGACACCCCGTGGTGCGCGGCCCTGGTCGGCAAGGTCATCGCCGAGGAGACCGACATCCCGGCCGGCGTGATCAACATCGTCACCTCCACCGACCACCAGCTGGGCGCCCAGCTCTCCCGCGACCCCCGGGTCGACCTGGTTTCCTTCACCGGCTCCACCGCGACGGGCAAGGCGGTGATGGCCGCCGCGTCGGAGTCGCTGAAGAAGGTGTTCCTGGAACTGGGCGGCAAGTCGGCGTTCATCGTCCTCGACGACGCCGACCTGACCGCCGGCTGCGCGATCGCGGCGTTCACCGTCTGCACGCACGCAGGACAGGGGTGTGCGATCACGACGCGCCTGCTCGTCCCCCGCGAGCGCTACGAGGAGGCCGTCGAGGCCACCGCGCACACCATGGCCGGGATCCGTCCGGGCAACCCGGCCGAACGCGGAACCGTCTGCGGCCCACTGATCTCCGCTCGCCAGCGCGCCCGCGTCGAGGGCTACCTCGAGCTCGCCGTCGAGGAGGGCGGCACCATCGTCGTCGGCGGCGGTCGACCGGCCGAACGCGAGCGCGGGTTCTTCGTCGAGCCCACCCTGATCTCAGGCCTCGACAACTCCTCGCGCGTCGCGCAGGAGGAGATCTTCGGCCCGGTGCTGGTGATCCTCCCCCACGACGGCGACGACGACGCGATCCGGATCGCGAACGACTCGCCCTACGGACTCTCGGGGTCGGTGTGGGGAACCGATCCCGACCGCGTCCGGAAGGTGGTCGACGGGGTCCGCACCGGCACGCTCGCGGTCAACGGTGGCGTCTGGTACGCCGCGGACGCCCCCTTCGGGGGCTACAAGCAGTCTGGCATCGGGCGCGAGATGGGCATCGCCGGCTTCGAGGAGTACCTGGAGACCAAGCTCGTGGCCGAGCCCGCGCAGGCCTGACCGACCGACAGAGAAGGAGTGGGCAGATGGGACGTTTCGACGGACGCACCGCCATCGTCACCGGTGCGGCGCAGGGCATCGGGGAGGCGTACGCGCGGGCGCTGGCCGCCGAGGGCGCCAACGTCGTGGTGGCCGACCTCAACCGCGAACTGGGCGAGACGGTCGCCAAGCAGATCGTCTCCGACGGCGGTTCCGCAGCCTTCAAGGAAGTCGATGTGGCCGAACCCGATTCGGCCCTCGAGCTGGCGGCGTTCACGATCGATCGATTCGGCAGCATCGAGCATCTGGTGAACAACGCGGCGATCTACGGCGGCATGAAGCTCGACTCGCTGCTCACGGTGCCGTGGGACTACTACAAGAAGTTCATGAGCGTGAACATGGACGGCGCACTCAACGTGTGCCGGGCCGTGGTCCCGCACATGCGCGCGGCCGGCGGTTCGATCGTCAACCAGTCGTCGACGGCCGCCTGGGTGTATTCGAACTTCTACGGCCTGGCGAAGGTCGGGATCAACGGTCTCACTCAGCAACTCGCCTTCGAGCTCGGCTGGTCCAAGATCCGGATCAACGCCATCGCGCCGGGACCGATCGACACCGAGGCCACCCGCACCGTCACACCCGGCAACATCGTCGCGGACATGGTCAAGCGAATCCCGCTGCAGCGCATGGGCACCCCCGAGGATCTGGTGGGCATGTGCCTGTTCCTGCTGTCCGACGAGGCTAGCTGGATCACCGGGCAGATCTTCAACGTGGACGGCGGGCAGGTGATCCGGTCGTGAGTGACGACAGCGCAACAGCTTCCACGATCGGCTACATCGGGCTGGGCAACATGGGCGCGCCGATGGCCACCCGCCTGCTCGAGCGACCCGGCACCCTCGTCGTGTGCGACACCCGGCCCGAGGCCACCCAGCCGTTCACCGAGGCCGGCGCACTCGTGGCGGCGACACCGGCGGAGGTCGCCGCGCGCGCAACGGTGATCTCGGTGACGGTGCTCGACGACGCCCAGGTCCGCGACGTCGTCGTCGGCCCGGACGGCATCCTGCCGACGGCCCGGCCGGGGACGGTGATCGCGGTGCACTCGACGATCAGCGACGTCACGGCGACCGAACTGGCCGAGACGTGCCGCGCGAAGGGCGTCGCCCTCGTCGACGCCCCGGTCAGCGGGGGCGCCCCCGGAGCGCGGCAGGGGCGGCTGGCCGTGATGGTCGGCGGCAGCGACGAGGCGTTCGAGGCGGTCCGCGAACCGTTCGGCTACTTCGCGGAACTCGTCGTCCACGCCGGACCGGTCGGGGCGGGCACGCGGATGAAACTGGCGCGCAACCTGCTCCACTTCGTCTCGTTCACCGCCGCGTGCGAGGCGGGGCGGCTCGCGGAGGCCGCGGACCTCGACGTCCGCGCGCTCGGCAAGGTGGTGCGGCACACCGACGCGATCACCGGTGGGGCGGGCGCGATCATGCTGCGCGACACCACGGCGACCGTCGCCCCCGACGATCCCTGGTTCTCGATCCTCTCGCACGTGCGCAACCTCGGGGAGAAGGACCTCGCCCTCGCGCTCGATCTGGGCGACCGGTTCGACGTGGACCTTCCCCTGGCCGCGCGGGCCCTTACCGGGCTCGGCCCCGGCCTCGGCGTCGGTGCCGGAACCGTTGCCGACCAGTCGTCCCACCAGAAGGAGACCGCATGACCGACCACAACGGTGACGCCGTCGCGTCGGAGCGCCGAGCGCGCGGCGTCGCGATGATGAACCAGGTGTACGGCTGGGAGATGCCCGCCGACGTGCCGGGCGACTTCTTCGCCGTCACCGCCGACCACCTGTTCGCGGACATCTGGACCCGTCCGGGCCTGAGCCTGCGCGACCGGCGCCTGCTGCTGCTCGGGGCGATCGCGGCGCAGGGACAGACCGATGTCGCGAAGATCCAGATCAACGCCGCGCTGCACAACGAGGAGCTGACCGAACAGCAGGTCGAGGAGGCCGCGATCTTCCTCTGCCACTACGTCGGCTGGCCACTGGGCACCGGACTGAACAACGCGTTGATCTCCGTCAAGGCCGATCGACGCAAGGCGGCCCGCGCGGCCGAGAAGCAGCGCGAGCAGTAGTCCGGCGATTCGACTACAACGCCCGGCCGCGAGGGTGAATACTAGAAAATAGAACACGTTCTACCCAGTGCGCGTCGAAAGGACCTTCCCCATGGCCGAGGCCACCCCCATCCGTCCCCTGTCCGCCGAGACCGTCGACACCTGGAACTACGAGGCCGACGTCGTGATCGCCG
This genomic stretch from Prescottella soli harbors:
- a CDS encoding carboxymuconolactone decarboxylase family protein — its product is MTDHNGDAVASERRARGVAMMNQVYGWEMPADVPGDFFAVTADHLFADIWTRPGLSLRDRRLLLLGAIAAQGQTDVAKIQINAALHNEELTEQQVEEAAIFLCHYVGWPLGTGLNNALISVKADRRKAARAAEKQREQ
- a CDS encoding NAD(P)-dependent oxidoreductase, which gives rise to MGAPMATRLLERPGTLVVCDTRPEATQPFTEAGALVAATPAEVAARATVISVTVLDDAQVRDVVVGPDGILPTARPGTVIAVHSTISDVTATELAETCRAKGVALVDAPVSGGAPGARQGRLAVMVGGSDEAFEAVREPFGYFAELVVHAGPVGAGTRMKLARNLLHFVSFTAACEAGRLAEAADLDVRALGKVVRHTDAITGGAGAIMLRDTTATVAPDDPWFSILSHVRNLGEKDLALALDLGDRFDVDLPLAARALTGLGPGLGVGAGTVADQSSHQKETA
- a CDS encoding TetR/AcrR family transcriptional regulator, producing MSFESTRRRLTQKQADTVERLCEAAVEVLREEDFAGLTVRAVASRAGVGPATAYTYFSSKEHLVAEVFWRRLSRSPRPASDGLDRTGRVVAVLRGITLLLADEPGLSGAVTNALLGGDPDVEHLRVRIGIEIRGRLEEALGEPGDPEILETLDILYAGALLRAGIGYGTYEDLAGSLERSATMILE
- a CDS encoding SDR family oxidoreductase produces the protein MGRFDGRTAIVTGAAQGIGEAYARALAAEGANVVVADLNRELGETVAKQIVSDGGSAAFKEVDVAEPDSALELAAFTIDRFGSIEHLVNNAAIYGGMKLDSLLTVPWDYYKKFMSVNMDGALNVCRAVVPHMRAAGGSIVNQSSTAAWVYSNFYGLAKVGINGLTQQLAFELGWSKIRINAIAPGPIDTEATRTVTPGNIVADMVKRIPLQRMGTPEDLVGMCLFLLSDEASWITGQIFNVDGGQVIRS
- a CDS encoding aldehyde dehydrogenase, whose product is MTLRPTDSSALLIDGKLTPGSGGVFEVTDPATEEVIGYAAEGTAADMDAAIAAARRAFDDTPWSRDPAFRARCLRQLRDALQSHIDELREITIAEVGAPAMLTAGPQLEGPIADLGYFADLAESYSWETDLGVAAPMGIRTRRRVLKEAVGVVGAITPWNFPHQINFAKIGPALAAGNTVVLKPAPDTPWCAALVGKVIAEETDIPAGVINIVTSTDHQLGAQLSRDPRVDLVSFTGSTATGKAVMAAASESLKKVFLELGGKSAFIVLDDADLTAGCAIAAFTVCTHAGQGCAITTRLLVPRERYEEAVEATAHTMAGIRPGNPAERGTVCGPLISARQRARVEGYLELAVEEGGTIVVGGGRPAERERGFFVEPTLISGLDNSSRVAQEEIFGPVLVILPHDGDDDAIRIANDSPYGLSGSVWGTDPDRVRKVVDGVRTGTLAVNGGVWYAADAPFGGYKQSGIGREMGIAGFEEYLETKLVAEPAQA
- a CDS encoding cytochrome P450, with amino-acid sequence MTEALIDPVVFNPYDYDFHEDPYPTYARLRKESPLYHNSEIGFWALSRHADVLRAFRDSTRLSSANGVSLDPAAYGPHAHLVMSFLAMDDPRHARLRQLVSRGFTPRRVAELDGRILELTRQYLEPALEAGEFDWVAEVAGKLPMDVISELMGVPEADRAELRRLADLVVHREDGVLDVPQASVEASISLMTYYKDMIARRRRSRTEDLTSALLDAEIDGDKLSDQEVLGFMFLMVVAGNETTTKLLGNAAYWGARNPDQVAPVLNDPDRVSDWVEETLRFDTSSQIVARTTAVDLEYYGQTVPAGEKMLLLIGSANRDEAVFEDGDEYRIGRDSTNKLVSFGGGVHFCLGAHLARLEAKIALAEFAKRVKQYEVDESGIERVHSTNVRGFAALPMKVQVS